One genomic segment of Mycolicibacterium neworleansense includes these proteins:
- a CDS encoding anti-sigma factor, translated as MNGSTPRVPSDGPIPDELLADLQAGLLDDATAAEVRRRVRTDPVAGPEARKALAALDRVRRDLRELATDPQSAPPVPAEVSARLSEALRAEPKPPTPSAKRRQSIAAVAGVGAAAVAAVVGAAVLMRAPVGQAPSTMASLGQITVSPPRGEVGLSESQILGLLSAPPDLGPLGDTWRRSACLTGLGYPAGVQVLGARPLEVAGRPGVLVLVPPKTPGTPDSVVAVVLPADCDAGHAGSLAQTVVKRPVKRP; from the coding sequence ATGAACGGCAGCACGCCCCGAGTGCCGTCGGACGGCCCGATTCCTGACGAGCTGCTGGCCGACCTGCAGGCCGGCCTGCTCGACGACGCCACCGCCGCCGAGGTTCGCCGGCGGGTGCGCACCGACCCGGTGGCCGGACCCGAGGCCAGGAAGGCCCTGGCCGCCCTGGACCGGGTCCGCCGCGATCTGCGCGAGCTGGCCACCGATCCACAATCCGCACCACCGGTGCCCGCCGAGGTGAGCGCCAGGCTGTCCGAGGCGCTGCGGGCAGAGCCGAAGCCGCCCACCCCGTCCGCGAAACGCCGGCAGTCGATCGCGGCGGTGGCCGGTGTGGGTGCTGCCGCGGTGGCCGCCGTGGTGGGCGCTGCCGTGCTGATGCGCGCACCCGTTGGTCAGGCACCGTCGACCATGGCCAGCCTCGGCCAGATCACCGTGTCGCCGCCCCGCGGCGAGGTCGGACTGTCCGAATCCCAGATCCTCGGCCTGCTGTCCGCACCGCCCGACCTGGGGCCGTTGGGCGACACATGGCGCCGCAGCGCCTGCCTGACCGGGCTGGGCTACCCGGCCGGGGTCCAGGTGCTCGGCGCGCGCCCGCTCGAGGTGGCCGGCCGGCCCGGTGTGCTGGTGCTGGTACCGCCCAAGACGCCCGGCACACCCGATTCCGTCGTCGCCGTGGTGCTCCCCGCCGACTGCGATGCCGGTCATGCCGGATCGCTGGCCCAGACCGTGGTCAAACGCCCGGTGAAACGTCCGTAG
- the sigM gene encoding RNA polymerase sigma factor SigM, translated as MGRFGGTGKPVTEELRWHDTAGRSDAELLAAHVAGDRYAFEELVHRHHRQLRRLAFLTSHHHEDADDAVQEALLSAHRTAASFRHDSAVSSWLYRIVVNACLDRVRRSRNQPTASQQELGHLVHLRDPAGDPAPRVATAIVVERALMQLPVEQRAAVVAVDMQGYSVAETAQLLGVAEGTVKSRCARARHKLAHLLQYFEADERQHAPSAVGRPDS; from the coding sequence GTGGGAAGGTTCGGGGGAACCGGCAAGCCGGTCACGGAGGAGCTGCGGTGGCACGACACCGCCGGGCGTTCCGATGCCGAACTGCTGGCCGCCCATGTCGCCGGGGACCGCTACGCCTTCGAGGAACTGGTCCACCGGCACCACCGCCAGTTGCGCCGCCTGGCGTTTCTGACCAGCCACCACCACGAGGACGCCGACGACGCCGTGCAGGAGGCCCTGCTGTCGGCGCACCGCACGGCAGCGTCGTTCCGCCACGATTCGGCGGTCAGCAGCTGGCTGTACCGGATCGTGGTCAACGCCTGCCTGGACCGGGTGCGCCGGTCGCGCAACCAGCCCACCGCATCCCAGCAGGAGCTCGGCCACCTGGTACATCTGCGCGACCCGGCCGGCGATCCGGCGCCCCGGGTGGCCACCGCGATCGTGGTGGAACGGGCGCTCATGCAACTGCCGGTGGAACAGCGCGCCGCGGTGGTGGCGGTCGACATGCAGGGCTATTCGGTGGCCGAGACGGCGCAGCTGCTCGGGGTGGCCGAGGGCACCGTGAAAAGCCGGTGTGCCCGCGCCAGACACAAACTGGCCCACCTGCTCCAGTATTTTGAAGCCGATGAACGGCAGCACGCCCCGAGTGCCGTCGGACGGCCCGATTCCTGA
- the murJ gene encoding murein biosynthesis integral membrane protein MurJ, with product MTSPDHSPARPPVQHPTRPPGPPRIPHATGPARPAGRPELSDAAVVSRSWGMAFATLISRITGFLRFVLLMALLGGPLTSAFSVANQLPNMVAALVLEATFTAIFVPVLARAERDDADGGTDFVRRLVTLATTLLLVTTVLSVLCAPLLVRLMLGSDPQVNNPLTTAFAYLLLPQVLFYGLSSVFMAILNTRNVFGPPAWAPVVNNVVAIVTLGVFVLVPGELSSDPVEMGTAKLLVLGIGTTLGVVAQAAVLFAAIRAERVSLRPLWGIDDRLKQFGTMAAAMVLYVLISQIGLIIGNQIASTAAASGPAIYNYTWLVLMLPFGMIGVTVLTVVMPRLSRNAAADDIPAVLDDLSLATRLTMVTLIPIVAMMTVGGPAIGSALFAYGNFSSTDAGYLGLAITLSAFTLIPYALVLLQLRVFYARERPWTPIVIIVVITTVKIVASIAAPHLTDNPNMVAGYLGLANGLGFVAGAVVGYFLLKANLRPRGGRLLRDAVIRTILVTIAASLIASLVAHAADRLLGLDSLTEHAGAGGSLLRLIALGVIMVPIIAGVMLAARVPEAQSALALVRRRLGRGSVTPLPEAGKVAAQTIAPPVGPHPPAPVTYPDQRNSSPTGWPSSPAAAGGGTPAGVAGAGMWKGSPVTDESADGPALDSTSNTGMTTETTKLPRPAADEFQPDVAPAAPAAAASAEGTGSGDATSRSNGATRPLNDYGGDPTREPISFAPPHDAALESAEDDVHLIPGATIAEGRYRLLVFHGGPPHLQFWQALDTALDRQVALTFVDPDATMSDAQVQEILSRTLKLSRLDVPGIARVLDVAHSGSGGLIVSEWIRGGSLAEVADTSPSPIGGARAIQSLAAAAEAAHRAGVALSIDHPSRVRVSIEGDVALAFPATMPDATPDDDIRGIGAALYALLVNRWPLPETGARSGLEAAALDQAGQPVEPRAIDRDIPFQISAAAARAVQPGGGIRSAPTLLNLLQQATAIADRTELLGSVEETPAPAAAPARVHETPEEHEAAEARRRKGLIIGISVGAAIILVALVVMASVLNSIFGDVGGGLNRDELGLNSPSGNTEETQDNSSAATGSTVKPVRATVFSPEGEADSPATAGQAIDGNTGTAWSTDTYSDPAPFPGFKNGVGLMLQLPQPTVVGSVTLNVTSTGTSVQIRSSQSATPSSLSDTTELTPSTPLKPGSNTISVNKASSTSYVLVWISTLGTVDGKSRTDISEITIKAAS from the coding sequence ATGACCTCGCCCGACCACAGCCCGGCCCGTCCGCCCGTCCAGCATCCGACCCGACCGCCAGGCCCGCCGCGGATTCCACATGCCACAGGCCCGGCCCGGCCGGCGGGGCGCCCTGAGCTGTCGGACGCCGCGGTGGTGTCCCGGTCGTGGGGCATGGCATTCGCCACGCTGATCTCACGCATCACCGGGTTCCTGCGGTTCGTACTGCTGATGGCGCTGCTCGGCGGGCCGCTGACGAGCGCGTTCTCGGTGGCCAACCAGCTGCCCAACATGGTCGCCGCGCTGGTGCTCGAAGCCACCTTCACCGCGATCTTCGTGCCGGTGCTGGCGCGGGCCGAACGCGACGACGCCGACGGCGGCACCGACTTCGTCCGCCGGCTCGTCACCCTGGCCACCACGCTGCTGCTGGTCACCACCGTGTTGTCGGTGCTGTGCGCGCCACTGCTGGTGCGCCTCATGCTCGGCAGCGATCCCCAGGTGAACAACCCGCTGACCACCGCGTTCGCCTACCTGCTGCTGCCGCAGGTGCTGTTCTACGGGTTGTCCTCGGTGTTCATGGCGATCCTCAACACCCGCAACGTGTTCGGCCCGCCGGCCTGGGCGCCGGTGGTCAACAACGTCGTCGCGATCGTGACCCTCGGTGTCTTCGTCCTGGTGCCCGGCGAGTTGTCGAGCGATCCGGTCGAGATGGGCACGGCCAAGCTGCTGGTGCTCGGCATCGGCACCACGCTGGGCGTGGTCGCCCAAGCCGCGGTGTTGTTCGCCGCGATCCGCGCCGAGCGGGTCAGTCTGCGCCCGCTGTGGGGTATCGATGACCGGCTCAAGCAGTTCGGCACCATGGCCGCCGCCATGGTGCTCTACGTCCTGATCAGCCAGATCGGCCTGATCATCGGTAACCAGATCGCCAGCACCGCGGCCGCCTCGGGCCCGGCCATCTACAACTACACGTGGCTGGTGCTGATGCTGCCGTTCGGCATGATCGGCGTCACGGTGCTCACGGTGGTGATGCCCCGGCTGAGCCGCAACGCGGCCGCCGACGACATCCCCGCGGTGCTCGACGACCTGTCCCTGGCCACCCGGCTGACCATGGTGACGCTCATCCCGATCGTGGCGATGATGACCGTCGGCGGGCCCGCGATCGGCAGCGCGCTGTTCGCCTACGGCAACTTCAGCTCCACCGACGCCGGCTATCTCGGTTTGGCGATCACCCTGTCGGCCTTCACGCTGATCCCCTACGCGCTGGTGCTGCTGCAGCTGCGGGTGTTCTACGCGCGGGAGCGGCCGTGGACGCCGATCGTGATCATCGTGGTGATCACGACGGTCAAGATCGTCGCCTCGATCGCCGCTCCCCATCTGACCGACAACCCCAACATGGTGGCGGGCTACCTGGGCCTGGCCAACGGCCTCGGCTTCGTGGCCGGCGCGGTGGTCGGGTACTTCCTGCTGAAGGCCAACCTGCGTCCGCGCGGCGGACGGCTGCTGCGCGACGCGGTGATCCGCACGATCCTGGTGACCATCGCCGCGTCGCTGATCGCGAGCCTGGTGGCCCACGCCGCCGACCGGCTGCTGGGGCTGGACTCACTGACCGAGCATGCCGGTGCCGGGGGTTCGCTGCTGCGCCTGATCGCGCTCGGCGTGATCATGGTGCCGATCATCGCCGGCGTGATGCTCGCGGCCCGGGTGCCCGAGGCGCAGTCAGCGCTGGCCCTGGTCCGCCGCCGGCTCGGGCGCGGGAGTGTCACACCCCTGCCGGAGGCCGGAAAGGTAGCCGCGCAAACAATTGCGCCGCCCGTCGGGCCGCATCCGCCCGCGCCCGTCACGTACCCTGATCAGAGGAATTCTTCTCCCACTGGGTGGCCGTCAAGCCCGGCAGCCGCCGGAGGCGGGACTCCGGCAGGTGTTGCCGGAGCGGGGATGTGGAAAGGATCACCGGTGACCGACGAATCTGCGGACGGCCCGGCATTGGACTCCACCTCGAATACCGGGATGACAACCGAGACGACGAAGTTGCCCCGTCCGGCTGCCGACGAGTTCCAGCCGGACGTCGCACCGGCCGCTCCGGCAGCCGCCGCATCTGCCGAGGGCACCGGGTCCGGTGACGCCACGAGCCGGTCGAACGGCGCCACGCGTCCGCTCAACGACTACGGCGGCGACCCGACGCGTGAGCCGATCTCGTTCGCCCCGCCGCACGACGCCGCACTGGAATCGGCCGAGGACGATGTGCACCTGATCCCGGGCGCGACGATCGCCGAGGGCCGCTACCGGCTCCTGGTGTTCCACGGCGGTCCGCCGCACCTGCAGTTCTGGCAGGCACTGGATACCGCGCTGGACCGGCAGGTGGCACTGACCTTCGTCGACCCGGACGCCACCATGTCCGACGCGCAGGTGCAGGAGATCCTGTCGCGCACCCTCAAGCTCAGCCGCCTCGACGTTCCCGGCATCGCCCGGGTGCTCGATGTGGCTCACAGCGGTTCGGGCGGCCTGATCGTCTCGGAGTGGATCCGCGGCGGCTCGCTGGCCGAGGTGGCCGACACCTCCCCGTCCCCGATCGGTGGGGCCCGGGCCATCCAGTCTCTGGCCGCGGCCGCCGAGGCCGCCCACCGCGCCGGTGTCGCCCTGTCGATCGATCACCCCAGCCGGGTGCGGGTCAGCATCGAAGGCGATGTGGCACTGGCCTTCCCGGCCACCATGCCCGACGCCACCCCCGACGACGACATCCGGGGCATCGGTGCCGCGCTGTACGCACTGCTGGTCAACCGCTGGCCGCTGCCGGAGACCGGGGCGCGCAGCGGGCTGGAGGCTGCCGCGCTCGACCAGGCCGGGCAACCGGTCGAACCACGCGCCATCGACCGTGACATCCCGTTCCAGATCTCGGCGGCGGCCGCTCGCGCCGTCCAGCCTGGCGGTGGAATCCGGAGTGCTCCAACGCTTTTGAACCTCCTGCAGCAGGCCACCGCGATCGCCGACCGGACCGAGCTGCTGGGGTCGGTCGAAGAGACTCCGGCTCCGGCCGCCGCCCCGGCCCGGGTGCACGAGACCCCTGAGGAACACGAGGCCGCCGAAGCCCGGCGCCGCAAGGGTCTGATCATCGGCATCAGCGTTGGCGCCGCCATCATCCTGGTCGCGCTGGTGGTGATGGCCTCGGTCCTCAACAGCATCTTCGGCGACGTCGGCGGCGGCCTCAACCGTGACGAACTCGGCCTGAACTCACCGTCGGGGAACACCGAAGAGACCCAGGACAATTCGTCTGCCGCGACCGGCAGCACGGTGAAACCTGTTCGCGCCACGGTGTTCTCACCCGAAGGCGAGGCCGATTCCCCGGCCACGGCCGGGCAGGCCATCGACGGCAACACCGGCACGGCGTGGTCCACCGACACCTACTCGGACCCCGCCCCGTTCCCCGGGTTCAAGAACGGTGTCGGTCTGATGCTGCAATTGCCGCAACCCACCGTCGTCGGCTCGGTCACCCTCAACGTGACCAGCACCGGCACCTCGGTACAGATCCGGTCGTCCCAGTCGGCCACCCCGTCGTCGTTGTCGGACACCACCGAACTGACCCCCTCGACGCCACTGAAGCCCGGCTCCAACACCATCTCGGTGAACAAGGCCTCCTCGACGTCATACGTGCTGGTGTGGATCTCGACCCTGGGCACCGTGGACGGCAAGAGCCGCACCGACATCTCTGAAATCACCATCAAAGCGGCCTCCTGA
- a CDS encoding DUF6049 family protein: protein MRTGTVTAAPAVRRGVSLLAHTVVLVAVGLFFSVWSTAALPVLLPRASASEPGALPFLQIRIDRVTPDVVTTTSESVLTVSGAVLNVGDRPVRDVDIRMEHARAVTSSSQLRTDLSGDSDRFEPVADFVTLAPEMQRGQSVGFTLSYPLRSEGAGSLHITEPGVYPVQINVNGTPDYGAPAKLDDARFLLPVLGVPPDRPADDDSGSMSAADTLNSVVPPDTSQPVRMTMLWPLADRPRLAPGAPGGTTPVRLVDDSLAASLAPGGRLDTLLSAADFATGPTVDSGGQMRATLCLAVDPDLLVTVNAMTGGYVVNDGPDAGPATPTRPGSGQDAAVNWLNRLRALAARLCVAPTNYAQADLTALQRVGDPGLSAIATNGAGDIVDQILGVTSVRGASILGDGPLTRPALDLLAAQGQTVSISAAHVTAQDSATGAPETADVTPLRYRPEVVAAAFDPAVGAALAGAGTDPVAPSYLDPSLEIPVRHDSQVARRQDALGALLWRGLTPTEVPRTQILMPPLVWSLDADDAQAILTSVATTIHAGLAVPRPLPAVIAESNAVAAEPVAPPPPDSLGSPRGNIDDSINGGIAAVVSRLWGLTAALTTDERTGLTGMQYTAPLREDMLRALSQSVPPEAREGLAEQRLQAVSRSVNDMFGAVTIVNPGGAYTLATERSPLPLALRNDLPVPVRVRLHVDAPPGMTVTDMGEIELPPGYLPLRVPIEVHFTQRVAVDVSLQTTEGLTLGEPVRLSVHSNAYGKVLFFITLSAGAVLVALAGRRLWHRFRGQPDRADLIPPGEHPDPLDVAMAFNNDITDDPAQATSTPASPPADTSPDRHR from the coding sequence ATGCGGACAGGGACCGTGACCGCCGCCCCGGCGGTGCGCCGAGGAGTCTCCCTCCTCGCGCACACAGTGGTGCTTGTGGCGGTGGGGTTGTTTTTTTCGGTGTGGTCCACCGCCGCCCTGCCGGTACTGCTGCCCCGCGCGAGCGCAAGCGAGCCCGGGGCGCTGCCGTTCCTCCAGATCCGGATCGACCGCGTCACCCCCGACGTCGTCACCACCACCAGTGAATCGGTACTCACGGTCAGCGGGGCCGTGCTCAACGTCGGCGATCGACCGGTACGCGACGTGGACATCCGCATGGAGCACGCCCGGGCGGTGACCTCGTCGAGCCAGCTGCGCACCGATCTGTCCGGCGACAGTGACCGGTTCGAGCCGGTCGCCGACTTCGTCACCCTGGCACCGGAGATGCAGCGCGGCCAATCGGTCGGGTTCACGCTGTCCTACCCGCTGCGCTCCGAAGGCGCCGGGTCGCTGCACATCACCGAACCCGGCGTCTACCCCGTGCAGATCAACGTCAACGGCACGCCGGACTACGGGGCCCCGGCCAAGCTCGATGACGCCCGCTTCCTGCTGCCCGTCCTCGGCGTGCCCCCCGACCGGCCCGCCGACGACGACTCCGGCTCGATGTCGGCCGCCGACACCCTCAATTCGGTGGTGCCGCCGGACACCTCCCAGCCGGTGCGGATGACAATGCTCTGGCCCCTGGCGGATCGCCCCCGGCTGGCCCCGGGCGCCCCGGGAGGCACGACGCCGGTGCGGCTCGTCGACGACAGCCTGGCCGCCTCGCTGGCACCCGGCGGCCGGCTCGACACGCTGCTGTCGGCGGCCGACTTCGCCACCGGGCCGACCGTCGACTCCGGCGGCCAGATGCGCGCCACCTTGTGCCTCGCCGTCGACCCCGACCTGCTCGTCACGGTCAACGCCATGACCGGTGGCTACGTCGTCAACGACGGACCCGACGCCGGTCCCGCCACCCCGACGCGCCCGGGCAGCGGCCAGGATGCGGCGGTCAACTGGCTGAACCGCCTGCGGGCCCTGGCCGCGCGGCTCTGCGTGGCACCCACCAACTACGCCCAGGCCGATCTGACCGCACTGCAGCGGGTCGGCGATCCGGGGCTGAGCGCGATCGCCACCAACGGGGCCGGCGACATCGTCGACCAGATCCTTGGCGTCACCTCGGTCCGCGGCGCCAGCATCCTGGGCGACGGTCCGCTCACCCGCCCGGCCCTGGACCTGCTGGCCGCCCAAGGCCAGACCGTCAGCATCTCGGCCGCCCACGTCACCGCCCAGGATTCGGCCACCGGCGCCCCCGAGACCGCCGATGTCACGCCGCTGCGGTACCGGCCCGAGGTGGTGGCCGCCGCGTTCGACCCGGCCGTCGGCGCCGCGCTGGCCGGTGCGGGCACCGACCCCGTGGCACCGTCCTACCTGGACCCGTCGCTGGAGATCCCGGTGCGCCACGACTCGCAGGTCGCGCGGCGCCAGGACGCGCTGGGGGCGCTGCTGTGGCGCGGGCTCACCCCGACCGAGGTGCCCCGCACCCAGATCCTGATGCCACCGCTGGTGTGGTCGCTGGATGCCGACGACGCGCAGGCCATCCTGACGTCGGTGGCCACCACAATCCACGCCGGGCTGGCCGTGCCGCGCCCGCTGCCCGCAGTGATCGCCGAGAGCAACGCCGTGGCAGCCGAACCCGTGGCGCCCCCGCCGCCGGATTCCCTCGGCAGCCCGCGCGGCAACATCGACGACAGCATCAACGGCGGCATCGCCGCGGTGGTCAGCCGGTTGTGGGGCCTGACCGCCGCGCTGACCACCGACGAGCGCACCGGCCTGACCGGCATGCAGTACACCGCGCCGCTGCGGGAGGACATGCTGCGCGCACTCAGCCAGTCCGTGCCGCCCGAGGCTCGCGAGGGGCTGGCCGAACAGCGGCTGCAGGCCGTCAGCCGCAGCGTCAACGACATGTTCGGTGCGGTGACGATCGTCAACCCCGGCGGGGCGTACACCCTGGCCACCGAGCGCAGCCCGCTGCCGCTGGCCCTGCGCAACGACCTGCCCGTGCCGGTACGCGTCCGGCTGCACGTCGACGCACCCCCCGGCATGACCGTCACCGACATGGGCGAGATCGAGCTGCCGCCCGGTTACCTGCCGCTGCGGGTGCCGATCGAGGTGCACTTCACCCAGCGCGTGGCCGTCGACGTCAGCTTGCAGACCACCGAGGGCCTCACCCTCGGTGAGCCCGTGCGGTTGTCGGTGCACTCCAACGCCTACGGCAAGGTGCTGTTCTTCATCACGCTGTCGGCCGGCGCGGTGCTCGTGGCGCTCGCCGGGCGCCGCTTGTGGCACCGGTTCCGCGGCCAGCCCGACCGGGCCGACCTCATCCCGCCGGGAGAACACCCCGACCCACTCGACGTCGCCATGGCGTTCAACAACGACATCACCGACGACCCCGCCCAGGCCACCTCGACACCGGCCTCCCCGCCGGCCGACACCAGTCCGGACCGGCACCGATGA
- a CDS encoding NUDIX hydrolase has translation MSDGEQAKPRRRRSRRRGRRRAQRAAGPPAGDQGNDTATGDAPVSTANPAPTPRDQSKQHKSRPRRPPERLRTVHETSAGGLVIDGIDGPKDTQVAALIGRVDRRGRMLWSLPKGHIELGETAEQTAIREVAEETGIRGDVLAALGSIDYWFVTEGRRVHKTVHHYLMRFQGGELSDDDVEVTEVAWVPLRDLPARLAYADERKLAEVAGELIDKLHTDGPGALPPLPRSAPRRRPQTHSHARTHRRDDSAHPQPRRRTNGCGQGP, from the coding sequence GTGTCGGACGGCGAACAGGCCAAACCACGACGGCGCCGCAGTCGGCGTCGTGGCCGTCGTCGTGCACAAAGGGCGGCAGGCCCACCGGCCGGCGATCAAGGCAATGACACCGCCACCGGCGACGCCCCGGTCAGCACCGCAAATCCCGCCCCCACCCCGCGCGACCAGTCCAAGCAACACAAGTCACGGCCGCGGCGGCCACCGGAACGGCTCCGCACCGTCCACGAGACCTCGGCCGGAGGCCTGGTCATCGACGGAATCGACGGCCCGAAGGACACCCAGGTGGCGGCATTGATCGGCCGCGTCGACCGGCGCGGCCGGATGCTGTGGTCCCTGCCCAAGGGTCACATCGAACTCGGTGAGACGGCCGAGCAGACCGCGATCCGCGAGGTCGCCGAAGAAACCGGTATCCGCGGCGACGTCCTGGCCGCGCTCGGCAGCATCGACTACTGGTTCGTCACCGAAGGGCGCCGGGTGCACAAGACCGTGCACCACTACCTCATGCGCTTCCAGGGCGGCGAGCTGTCCGACGACGACGTCGAGGTGACCGAAGTCGCCTGGGTCCCGCTGCGGGATCTGCCGGCCCGGCTGGCCTACGCCGACGAGCGCAAGCTCGCCGAGGTGGCCGGAGAACTCATCGACAAGCTGCACACCGACGGTCCGGGTGCCTTGCCGCCGCTGCCCCGCAGCGCGCCCCGGCGCCGCCCCCAGACCCACTCGCATGCCCGCACTCACCGCCGCGACGACTCTGCGCACCCCCAGCCCCGCCGGCGCACGAACGGATGCGGACAGGGACCGTGA
- a CDS encoding CCA tRNA nucleotidyltransferase: protein MADAVVTDAELLAGALVSLNQRADVLRGLGAVFAAAGHELYLVGGSVRDALLGRLTEHSDLDFTTDARPEQMVKFLRPWADALWDTGIEFGTVGIGKGEHRLEITTFRADSYDQVSRNPTVEFGDNLDDDLVRRDFTVNAMAVRITADGPAEFHDPLGGLAAIQAKVLDTPSAPEVSFGDDPLRMLRAARFVSQLGFGVAPRVLEALLEMAPQLGRITVERVAAELDKLLLGADPVAGVDLMVQTGLGDVVLPEVGEMRMAIDEHHQHKDVYWHSLTVLRQAIELEEPSSPPDLVLRWAALLHDIGKPATRKHESDGGVSFHHHEVVGAKMVRKRMRALKYSKQMIEDVSQLVYLHLRFHGYADDKGTGKWTDSAVRRYVTDAGPLLGRLHKLVRADCTTRNKRRAARLQSNYDDLENRIAELAAKEDLQRVRPDLDGNEIMQVLGIPAGPQVGEAWQYLKELRLDRGPLSREDAIDELLKWWNAKS, encoded by the coding sequence GTGGCCGACGCTGTTGTTACTGATGCCGAATTGCTGGCGGGCGCACTGGTCTCGCTGAACCAGCGCGCCGACGTGCTGCGCGGGCTCGGCGCGGTGTTCGCTGCTGCAGGCCACGAGCTGTATCTGGTCGGCGGCAGTGTGCGCGACGCGCTGCTGGGCCGGCTGACCGAGCACAGCGATCTCGATTTCACCACCGACGCCCGTCCCGAGCAGATGGTGAAGTTCCTGCGGCCGTGGGCCGACGCCCTGTGGGATACCGGGATCGAGTTCGGCACCGTCGGGATCGGCAAGGGTGAGCACCGCCTCGAGATCACCACGTTCCGCGCCGACAGCTATGACCAGGTGTCGCGGAATCCGACGGTCGAGTTCGGCGACAACCTCGATGACGATCTGGTGCGGCGTGACTTCACCGTGAACGCCATGGCCGTGCGCATCACGGCTGACGGGCCGGCCGAATTCCATGATCCCCTTGGCGGTTTGGCGGCCATCCAGGCCAAGGTGCTCGACACGCCGTCGGCGCCGGAGGTGTCGTTCGGCGACGATCCGCTGCGGATGCTGCGCGCCGCCCGGTTCGTATCGCAGCTCGGGTTCGGCGTGGCGCCGCGGGTTCTGGAGGCGCTGCTGGAGATGGCGCCGCAGCTGGGACGCATCACCGTCGAGCGGGTCGCCGCCGAGCTGGACAAGCTGCTGCTGGGTGCCGACCCGGTGGCCGGTGTCGATCTGATGGTGCAGACCGGGCTCGGTGATGTGGTGCTGCCCGAGGTCGGCGAGATGCGGATGGCGATCGACGAACACCACCAGCACAAGGACGTCTACTGGCATTCGCTGACGGTGCTGCGCCAGGCCATAGAACTCGAGGAGCCCTCGAGTCCTCCGGACCTGGTTTTGCGCTGGGCCGCACTGCTGCACGACATCGGCAAGCCCGCCACCCGTAAGCACGAATCCGACGGCGGGGTGAGCTTCCACCACCACGAGGTGGTCGGCGCGAAGATGGTCCGCAAGCGGATGCGTGCGCTCAAGTACTCCAAGCAGATGATCGAGGACGTGTCGCAGCTGGTGTATCTGCATCTGCGGTTCCACGGCTACGCCGACGACAAGGGCACCGGCAAGTGGACCGACTCGGCGGTGCGCCGCTACGTGACCGATGCGGGTCCGCTGCTGGGCCGGCTGCACAAGCTGGTGCGGGCCGACTGCACCACCCGTAACAAGCGGCGGGCCGCGCGGCTGCAATCCAACTATGACGATCTGGAGAACCGGATCGCCGAGCTGGCGGCCAAGGAGGATCTGCAGCGGGTCCGGCCCGACCTCGACGGCAACGAGATCATGCAGGTCCTCGGCATCCCGGCGGGCCCGCAGGTCGGCGAGGCCTGGCAGTACCTCAAGGAGCTGCGGCTCGACCGCGGGCCGCTGTCCCGCGAGGACGCCATCGACGAATTGCTGAAATGGTGGAACGCCAAGAGCTGA
- a CDS encoding pullulanase, with protein sequence MDYCLGDPDGTATIFSGVPDVDVDGDGSPDGIGLDFDGDGRIDDVMADFDGDGTAERAVLDADDDGHTESYFSDDGSGTWAVRVDRSGQVRWFGLDGTEQAGGPLVDFDGDGAVDDRLLDADGDGLADRVLAGELAYVDTDGDGKWNVKLTDADGDGAADAATEIQPPR encoded by the coding sequence ATGGACTACTGCCTGGGTGACCCGGACGGCACGGCGACCATCTTCAGCGGGGTGCCCGATGTGGATGTGGACGGCGACGGCAGCCCCGACGGCATCGGCCTGGATTTCGACGGGGACGGCCGGATCGACGACGTGATGGCCGATTTCGACGGTGACGGCACCGCCGAGCGCGCGGTGCTCGATGCCGATGACGACGGGCACACCGAGAGTTATTTCTCCGACGACGGTTCGGGCACCTGGGCGGTTCGGGTGGACCGGTCCGGGCAGGTGCGCTGGTTCGGGCTCGACGGCACTGAGCAGGCCGGCGGACCGCTGGTGGATTTCGACGGCGATGGTGCAGTCGACGACCGCCTGCTCGACGCGGACGGTGACGGGCTGGCCGACCGGGTGCTTGCCGGGGAGCTGGCCTACGTCGACACCGACGGGGACGGGAAGTGGAACGTGAAGCTCACCGATGCCGACGGTGACGGTGCCGCGGATGCGGCCACCGAAATACAGCCGCCGCGTTGA